One window of Peteryoungia desertarenae genomic DNA carries:
- a CDS encoding CsgG/HfaB family protein, whose translation MTFPKLGGLALLPVLFLAGCQSQVAEKPPKEPFLGPVPIAARTPVDKALECLAQSPEVKRSSKMYAVHVITDQTGRYSSDEAGNFLPRDSAGMMVSLLQKAGVKQVNRTNTAVPEWEIARAREQILGDGGNVVIGDESLPFRPLVKGTLRGSDYVIDGAITQLDFNSYSGGIEATVGGGGLGVRRFAVTAAVDIRVTDTKTTQIIAAKSYSKQAVGREVFASVFRFFSDELFDIKIGDKSQEGLQAAIRWVLADATYDIVKDLSGHNGACDRFLPQASQDDRAETAEAPTG comes from the coding sequence ATGACTTTCCCAAAACTCGGCGGCCTCGCCTTGCTCCCCGTTCTTTTTCTCGCCGGATGCCAGTCGCAGGTTGCGGAAAAACCGCCAAAGGAACCATTTCTGGGGCCTGTTCCAATTGCGGCGCGGACGCCTGTCGACAAGGCGCTGGAATGCCTGGCTCAATCCCCGGAAGTGAAACGCAGCAGCAAGATGTATGCGGTCCATGTGATCACGGACCAGACCGGGCGCTATTCCTCGGACGAGGCGGGCAATTTCCTGCCGCGTGACAGTGCCGGCATGATGGTATCACTGCTGCAGAAGGCTGGCGTCAAGCAGGTCAACCGCACCAATACCGCTGTTCCCGAGTGGGAAATTGCGCGCGCCCGGGAGCAGATCCTGGGTGATGGCGGCAATGTCGTGATTGGTGACGAGAGCCTTCCGTTTCGTCCGCTGGTCAAGGGAACGTTGCGCGGTTCGGACTATGTCATCGATGGTGCGATCACGCAGCTTGACTTCAACAGCTATTCCGGCGGCATTGAAGCAACCGTTGGCGGTGGTGGCCTCGGGGTACGGCGTTTTGCAGTGACAGCGGCCGTCGATATTCGTGTCACCGATACCAAGACCACTCAGATTATCGCCGCCAAGTCCTATTCCAAGCAGGCGGTGGGTCGTGAGGTTTTTGCTTCGGTTTTCCGCTTCTTCTCGGACGAACTCTTCGATATCAAGATCGGTGACAAATCGCAGGAAGGTCTACAAGCGGCAATCCGCTGGGTCCTGGCCGATGCTACCTATGACATCGTCAAGGATCTGAGCGGGCACAATGGGGCCTGCGACCGCTTCCTGCCTCAGGCTTCACAGGATGATCGTGCGGAAACCGCCGAAGCGCCAACCGGTTAA